From one Salvelinus fontinalis isolate EN_2023a unplaced genomic scaffold, ASM2944872v1 scaffold_0559, whole genome shotgun sequence genomic stretch:
- the LOC129846469 gene encoding probable splicing factor YJU2B, translating to MGERKGQNHYYPPDFDPQKHGSLNGYHGTHALRERARKLSQGILIIRFEMPYNIWCDGCKNHIGMGVRYNAEKKKVGTYYTTPIYRFRMKCHLCVNYIEMQTDPATCDYVIVCGAQRKEERWDMADNEQILTTERSEKEKLETDPMYKLDHGGKDKEKLRKALPSLSELQDHQAGWKDDFILNSKLRRKFRTEKKVMAEEEEKDNAVRKRTNLSIPLLPEKEEDKKLAALLTYTAPDSYDDRQNYKRKEISSRSWFSSPTLPPGSAAGSLLQKLGLQGKGAAVAKALGPQASSPNPHSLIRRRTEGSGNKPEACATVTRRKSDPGTNDLGNSLSSEGKELHVAQTQRTGGTDLGVAQPEQRLEMVETHMRSLEMQILNTTTEEEDRGRSKGEDWGTVLEDHDSSRSGVLRTSLVADYSDSSDSDPGVSGEVSPRC from the exons ATG ggtgagaggaaaggacaaaACCATTACTACCCTCCGGACTTCGACCCACAGAAG cATGGCTCCCTCAATGGTTACCATGGAACCCATGCTCTACGAGAGAGGGCCAGGAAACTGTCCCAGGGTATCCTCATCATCCG GTTTGAGATGCCCTATAATATCTGGTGTGATGGCTGCAAGAATCACATCGGCATGG GTGTACGTTATAACGCTGAGAAGAAGAAAGTGGGGACCTACTACACCACGCCAATCTACAG GTTCCGGATGAAGTGTCACCTGTGTGTGAACTACATTGAGATGCAGACGGACCCAGCCACCTGTGATTACGTCATCGTGTGCGGTGCGCAgcggaaggaggagagatgggacATGGCTGACAATGAACAGATCCTCACTACAG AACGTAGTGAGAAGGAGAAGTTAGAGACGGACCCCATGTATAAGCTGGACCACGGTGGTAAGGACAAGGAGAAACTGAGGAAGgctcttccctctctgtctgagCTACAGGATCACCAGGCTGGATGGAAGGACGACTTCATACTCAACAGCAAGCTCCGCAGGAAGTTCAGG ACTGAGAAGAAAGTGatggcggaggaggaggagaaagacaacGCCGTGAGAAAGAGGACAAATCTGTCCATCCCTCTGCTGCCTGAGAAAGAGGAGGACAAGAAACTAGCAGCACTGCTCACCTACACAGCTCCTGACT CCTACGATGACAGGCAGAACTACAAGCGGAAGGAGATCTCTAGCCGCTCCTGGTTCAGTTCCCCCACTCTGCCACCAGGTAGCGCTGCAGGCAGCCTACTTCAGAAGCTGGGCCTACAGGGGAAAGGTGCTGCTGTGGCCAAAGCCCTGGGTCCCCAAGCCTCCTCCCCGAACCCACACAGTCTCATAAGGAG GAGGACCGAGGGCTCTGGGAACAAACCAGAGGCCTGCGCTACAGTCACCCGCAGGAAATCAGACCCAGGAACCAATGATCTAGGTAACAGTCTCTCGTCGGAGGGGAAGGAGTTACACGTTGCACAAACACAAAGGACTGGGGGGACAGATTTGGGAGTTGCACAGCCTGAGCAGAGACTGGAAATGGTTGAAACTCACATGAGATCTCTGGAGATGCAGATTCTTAACACCACGACAGAAGAAGAGGACAGAGGACGATCGAAAGGAGAGGATTGGGGGACAGTGCTGGAGGACCATGACAGTAGTCGCTCTGGGGTGTTGAGGACGTCACTGGTTGCAGACTACAGCGACTCCTCCGACTCTGACCCCGGGGTGTCGGGGGAAGTTtcccctagatgctga